One genomic segment of Brevibacillus laterosporus LMG 15441 includes these proteins:
- the sspI gene encoding small acid-soluble spore protein SspI, with protein sequence MNINALNLRQAIMYKMQGSSPASVEETINDAIQSRMEKTLPGLGVLFEVLWQNSGSDLQQQMVTTISEHIPANTDSPV encoded by the coding sequence GTGAATATTAATGCGTTAAATCTTCGTCAAGCTATCATGTATAAAATGCAAGGTTCCAGTCCTGCATCCGTAGAAGAAACAATCAATGATGCGATTCAAAGTCGTATGGAAAAAACCTTACCAGGACTTGGTGTATTATTTGAGGTGCTATGGCAAAACAGCGGTTCCGATCTGCAACAACAAATGGTCACTACCATTTCCGAGCATATTCCAGCGAATACAGACTCTCCTGTATAA
- a CDS encoding M42 family metallopeptidase, with protein sequence MDQKTEQMLRDLTEAHGVPGFEQEARQVMKSYIEPYADEITYDNLGSLIAKKTGDANGPKVLIAGHLDEVGFMVTRITDEGFLKFQPLGGWWPQVMLAQRVHIQTKDGFLDGVIGSIPPHVMPMEKRRKMVEIKDMFVDIGASSIKEAEEFGVRLGDPIIPVCPFTILKNPKMLMAKAWDNRMGCAAAIDLMKGLQGVEHPNTLYAAGTVMEEVGTRGAFTVANMVKPDIGIAVDVGIAGDTPGVSKNDAPSKAGAGVEIGLYDARMIAPQKLRDFVIETAEMENIPYQLTSIPGGATDAAAFTLTGSGVPSIALSVATRYIHSHASVLHYDDYENLVKLLVALVKRLDKEKVAELTSFE encoded by the coding sequence ATGGATCAAAAGACTGAACAAATGCTACGTGATCTAACAGAGGCTCATGGTGTACCCGGTTTTGAACAAGAAGCTCGTCAGGTTATGAAATCATACATAGAACCGTACGCAGATGAAATTACTTATGATAATTTAGGGAGCCTAATCGCTAAAAAAACAGGCGATGCTAACGGGCCTAAAGTGCTAATCGCGGGACATTTGGACGAAGTTGGCTTTATGGTAACGCGGATTACAGATGAAGGTTTTCTGAAATTTCAACCGCTGGGTGGATGGTGGCCGCAAGTTATGCTGGCACAGCGCGTACATATTCAAACCAAAGATGGCTTCCTAGATGGAGTAATTGGCTCTATTCCGCCTCATGTTATGCCAATGGAAAAGCGCCGTAAAATGGTTGAAATCAAAGATATGTTTGTGGATATTGGAGCTTCCAGTATAAAAGAAGCAGAGGAATTCGGGGTTCGTTTGGGTGATCCGATTATTCCGGTGTGTCCATTTACCATATTAAAAAATCCAAAAATGCTAATGGCGAAAGCATGGGATAATCGCATGGGTTGTGCTGCTGCTATTGACTTAATGAAGGGGCTTCAAGGTGTGGAACACCCTAATACCTTGTATGCAGCAGGAACTGTAATGGAGGAAGTTGGTACTCGCGGAGCTTTCACCGTAGCTAATATGGTAAAACCGGATATTGGTATTGCAGTAGATGTGGGGATCGCTGGTGATACGCCAGGCGTCAGCAAAAATGATGCACCATCCAAAGCAGGTGCCGGGGTTGAAATTGGGCTATATGACGCTCGCATGATTGCACCGCAAAAATTACGTGATTTTGTTATTGAGACGGCTGAAATGGAAAATATACCGTATCAATTAACTTCTATTCCAGGTGGGGCTACAGACGCGGCGGCGTTTACTCTTACGGGTAGTGGGGTACCATCCATTGCGCTTTCTGTAGCAACGCGTTACATCCATAGTCATGCTTCTGTGCTTCATTATGATGATTATGAGAATCTGGTAAAATTATTGGTTGCTTTGGTGAAGCGCTTAGATAAAGAAAAAGTAGCCGAATTGACTTCTTTTGAATAA
- a CDS encoding DUF1294 domain-containing protein → MIPKKLQAHKRQRNSIFLITLVMLLIGVVLHQLLLISIAIGFINLYALCAMGWDKRLARKHNSWRIPEATFFLLAALGGAVGVGLGMLLWRHKTKHPSFCVLIPLCLLWNGGALYVMWYYVIPYFV, encoded by the coding sequence GTGATCCCGAAAAAATTACAGGCTCATAAGCGCCAGAGAAATAGTATTTTTCTAATAACATTGGTTATGCTGTTAATTGGAGTTGTATTACATCAGCTTCTGCTTATTTCAATAGCGATTGGATTCATCAATCTTTATGCGCTGTGTGCAATGGGATGGGACAAACGTCTTGCTCGCAAGCATAACTCTTGGAGAATACCCGAGGCTACGTTTTTTTTGCTAGCTGCGCTTGGAGGTGCTGTGGGCGTAGGTTTAGGGATGCTCTTATGGCGTCATAAAACCAAGCATCCGTCTTTTTGTGTTCTGATACCACTTTGTTTATTATGGAATGGTGGGGCTTTGTATGTGATGTGGTATTATGTGATACCATATTTCGTATGA
- the pheS gene encoding phenylalanine--tRNA ligase subunit alpha, protein MQTRLQQLKENALALLKQVGEGQELQDLRVKYLGKKGELTEILRGMGGLSAEERPKIGQLVNEVRQVIEEAILSKQQEFEARVLEAKLNKQTIDVTLPGRPVPTGTMHPLSRIIEELEDIFIGLGYEVAEGPEVELDHFNFEMLNLPKGHPARDMQDSFYITEELLLRTHTSPVQARTMLKKEGKTPLKIICPGKVYRRDDDDATHSHQFTQIEGLVVGKDISMSDLKGTLLTFAKQMFGEDQQIRLRPSFFPFTEPSVEVDIQCVICHGEGCRICKQTGWIEILGAGMVHPRVLEMAGYNPQEVSGFAFGMGVERIAMLKYGIEDIRNFYTNDVRFLRQFNRS, encoded by the coding sequence GTGCAAACGCGTTTACAACAGTTAAAAGAAAATGCACTTGCTTTATTGAAGCAAGTGGGCGAGGGACAGGAGCTTCAGGATCTTCGTGTTAAATACTTAGGTAAAAAAGGCGAATTAACAGAAATCTTACGTGGTATGGGTGGATTGTCTGCTGAAGAGCGACCAAAAATTGGCCAGCTAGTGAATGAAGTTCGTCAAGTGATTGAAGAAGCGATTCTTTCCAAACAGCAGGAATTTGAAGCACGTGTACTAGAAGCGAAGCTAAATAAGCAAACCATTGATGTGACACTGCCAGGTCGTCCTGTACCGACAGGAACCATGCATCCTTTGTCCCGTATTATTGAAGAATTGGAAGACATCTTTATTGGACTAGGCTATGAAGTAGCAGAGGGACCTGAAGTGGAACTGGATCATTTCAACTTTGAAATGCTCAATTTGCCAAAAGGACATCCAGCACGCGATATGCAGGATTCCTTCTACATCACAGAAGAGCTGTTATTGCGTACGCATACTTCGCCTGTACAGGCTCGTACCATGCTAAAAAAAGAAGGAAAAACGCCACTTAAAATCATTTGCCCTGGAAAAGTGTATCGCCGCGATGATGATGACGCGACACATTCCCACCAATTTACTCAAATTGAGGGACTTGTGGTTGGAAAAGACATCAGCATGAGTGATTTGAAAGGAACCTTGCTCACATTTGCTAAACAAATGTTTGGAGAAGACCAGCAAATTCGTCTTCGTCCTAGCTTTTTCCCATTCACAGAGCCAAGCGTTGAGGTAGATATTCAGTGCGTAATCTGTCATGGAGAGGGTTGCCGTATTTGTAAACAAACGGGATGGATTGAGATTTTGGGTGCTGGAATGGTTCATCCTCGCGTTCTTGAAATGGCAGGCTATAATCCGCAGGAAGTTAGCGGTTTTGCATTTGGTATGGGAGTAGAGCGCATTGCAATGCTGAAGTATGGTATTGAGGATATTCGTAATTTCTATACAAATGATGTGCGTTTCCTACGTCAATTTAACCGTTCCTAG
- a CDS encoding B12-binding domain-containing radical SAM protein translates to MKILLATLNAKYIHSSLALRYLRSYAKPHYPNIELVEYTINDVLINIVGDIHKRQPDIIAFSCYIWNIRETLDVINNVKKICPNVPIILGGPEVSYDTDEWMKNYPAIDVIVMGEGEETFLELCQAYDRAKQTGDAPLLKEVPGIAYRDGERVRFSMQRIQTKDLNHLPSPYEEDLDELNNRVVYFEASRGCPFRCQYCLSSIENGVRYFDLDRVKRDLKRLIDHGVKTVKFVDRTFNINKQYAMEIFQFLIDNHNGTIFQFEITADILKPDVVDFLAENAPPGIFRFEIGVQSTNDETNRLVQRRQNFEKLSYTVLKIKESGKIDQHLDLIAGLPEEDYASFRKTFNEVFALRPEELQLGFLKMLRGTGVRARAAEHGYIFMDQSPYEILGNNVLSFNDMQRIKRTEDILEKYWNAHRMDKAFEWIMAHHFATPFDFFQEFGDYWEEQGWGRFGHQLEDLFIRLQRFLERKAPNQTSHSLSMLKFDYLLSQKYRPRKIWWEDTINKSELQAIYQNVASKRKDLRADFALHAETEKEYAKHTTVAHVSFNVEHYIKTGEMVEGNFVLVMYYPFVEGASNTFVCVPVPQTVA, encoded by the coding sequence ATGAAAATTTTACTTGCAACCCTTAACGCCAAATATATTCATTCTTCTTTGGCTTTACGGTATTTGCGTAGCTATGCAAAGCCTCATTATCCAAATATCGAACTGGTCGAATATACCATTAATGATGTTTTGATTAATATTGTTGGGGATATTCATAAGCGTCAGCCTGATATCATTGCATTTTCCTGTTATATCTGGAATATTCGTGAGACGCTGGACGTAATTAATAATGTAAAAAAGATTTGTCCAAATGTGCCGATTATATTAGGAGGTCCAGAAGTCTCGTACGATACAGACGAATGGATGAAAAATTATCCTGCCATTGATGTAATTGTAATGGGTGAGGGTGAAGAGACATTTCTGGAATTATGTCAGGCTTATGACCGGGCAAAACAAACCGGTGACGCTCCGCTATTAAAAGAAGTACCAGGTATTGCTTATCGGGATGGGGAACGTGTCCGTTTTTCGATGCAACGTATACAAACGAAGGATTTAAACCATTTACCATCTCCTTATGAAGAGGATTTAGATGAATTAAATAACCGTGTCGTTTATTTTGAAGCATCTCGCGGTTGCCCTTTTCGCTGTCAGTACTGTTTGTCCTCCATTGAAAATGGAGTTCGCTATTTTGATCTAGATCGGGTGAAGCGCGATTTGAAGCGTTTAATAGATCATGGAGTGAAAACCGTTAAATTTGTGGATCGGACATTTAATATTAATAAGCAGTATGCTATGGAGATCTTTCAATTTTTAATTGATAACCATAATGGAACCATTTTTCAATTTGAGATAACAGCTGACATTCTGAAGCCAGATGTAGTGGACTTTTTAGCTGAGAATGCGCCGCCAGGTATTTTCCGCTTTGAAATTGGGGTTCAATCAACCAATGACGAAACAAATCGTCTTGTACAGCGCCGACAAAATTTTGAAAAATTAAGTTATACCGTGCTGAAAATCAAAGAATCTGGTAAAATTGATCAGCACTTAGACTTAATCGCAGGATTACCAGAGGAAGATTATGCATCCTTCCGCAAGACGTTTAACGAAGTATTTGCTTTGCGTCCGGAAGAGTTGCAATTAGGCTTTTTAAAAATGCTACGAGGTACAGGTGTGAGGGCTCGTGCTGCAGAACATGGGTATATATTTATGGATCAGTCACCCTATGAAATCCTTGGGAATAACGTACTTTCCTTTAATGACATGCAGCGCATTAAGCGTACGGAAGATATTTTAGAGAAATATTGGAATGCTCATAGAATGGACAAGGCGTTTGAATGGATTATGGCTCATCATTTTGCGACGCCATTTGATTTCTTTCAAGAGTTTGGCGATTATTGGGAAGAGCAAGGCTGGGGACGCTTTGGGCACCAGCTAGAAGATTTGTTTATTCGTCTCCAACGTTTTCTTGAAAGGAAAGCTCCTAATCAAACAAGTCATTCATTAAGTATGTTAAAGTTTGATTACTTATTAAGTCAGAAATATCGGCCGCGTAAAATCTGGTGGGAAGATACGATCAACAAATCAGAATTACAAGCGATTTATCAAAATGTAGCAAGTAAACGTAAAGATTTACGTGCAGATTTTGCCCTACACGCTGAAACAGAAAAGGAATATGCGAAACATACTACAGTAGCGCATGTCTCATTTAATGTAGAACACTATATAAAAACGGGTGAAATGGTTGAAGGTAATTTTGTTTTGGTGATGTATTATCCATTTGTGGAGGGGGCTTCCAATACATTCGTCTGTGTACCGGTACCACAAACAGTTGCCTAG
- a CDS encoding potassium channel family protein: MSKQFAVIGMGRFGSSVAHALYEMGYEVMGIDEDEERINENIQNVTHSVAADSTDEMALREIGIRNFDVVVVSIGADIQASILTVLILKEMGVKKIVAKAQNERHGQVLYKVGADRVVFPERDMGIRVAHNLISANVLDFIELAEDYSVAEVVVSHSMVGQSLRDIDVRAKYGVNVIAIKSNQSFNISPGPDIVLQHDDVLVVIGHNMDLKEFEEKA, from the coding sequence ATGTCAAAACAATTTGCCGTTATCGGAATGGGACGCTTTGGTTCCAGTGTGGCTCATGCTTTATACGAAATGGGTTATGAAGTGATGGGAATCGATGAAGACGAAGAGCGTATTAATGAAAATATCCAAAATGTAACACATTCGGTTGCTGCCGATTCTACTGATGAAATGGCATTGCGAGAAATTGGGATTCGTAACTTTGACGTTGTCGTTGTATCCATTGGCGCTGATATTCAAGCCAGTATCTTGACTGTACTGATTCTAAAAGAAATGGGCGTTAAAAAAATTGTAGCAAAAGCCCAAAACGAGCGTCATGGGCAGGTTCTATATAAGGTCGGAGCTGATCGAGTGGTTTTCCCTGAGCGTGATATGGGAATACGTGTGGCTCATAATTTAATATCAGCTAATGTACTGGATTTTATCGAGCTTGCTGAAGATTATAGCGTGGCTGAGGTCGTCGTATCTCATTCGATGGTTGGACAGTCTCTACGCGACATTGACGTTCGTGCCAAGTATGGGGTAAACGTTATTGCTATTAAGAGTAACCAATCGTTTAACATTTCCCCGGGTCCAGACATTGTTTTGCAGCATGACGATGTATTGGTGGTTATTGGTCATAATATGGATTTGAAAGAATTCGAGGAGAAGGCATAA
- a CDS encoding TrmH family RNA methyltransferase gives MKVEHIQSLQNPFVKRLKELQTKKGREAAGRFLIEGEHLVEEALLSNMEVVTLLFDEGKGLPATVMRALEAFSDPVKCISTTDVVLSKLSETKTPQGIVAEVKMRSNDWDTEWKKVVKYDFLILILDELQDPGNVGTIMRTAEAAGVDAVLMGRGSVDLYNGKVLRSTMGSFFRMPVFTCDVKAVSEEIKMAGGRILVTALGQQSREYDEPVYSGKVAIVIGNEARGVSDSVLSQADELIHIPIYGRTESLNAAVATGVMLYEAVRQRKADCGCD, from the coding sequence ATGAAAGTAGAACATATACAATCCTTGCAAAATCCTTTCGTAAAGCGATTGAAGGAATTGCAAACTAAAAAAGGTCGAGAAGCGGCAGGGCGTTTCCTCATAGAGGGAGAGCATTTGGTGGAGGAAGCTCTATTGTCAAATATGGAAGTGGTGACGCTCTTATTTGACGAGGGCAAAGGTTTGCCTGCTACAGTGATGAGAGCGCTTGAAGCATTCTCTGACCCTGTCAAATGCATATCTACAACGGATGTCGTGTTAAGTAAATTATCTGAAACGAAGACACCGCAAGGAATCGTAGCAGAAGTGAAAATGCGGTCTAATGATTGGGATACGGAATGGAAAAAAGTGGTAAAGTATGATTTTCTCATACTTATTCTTGATGAATTACAAGACCCTGGTAACGTTGGCACGATTATGCGGACAGCAGAGGCGGCTGGTGTAGATGCTGTTTTAATGGGACGAGGCAGTGTCGACCTTTATAATGGTAAGGTATTGCGTTCAACGATGGGCTCATTCTTCCGTATGCCTGTATTCACTTGTGATGTAAAAGCTGTATCGGAGGAAATAAAAATGGCAGGCGGACGTATACTAGTGACAGCTCTTGGACAACAAAGCCGAGAGTATGACGAACCGGTATATAGCGGAAAAGTTGCCATAGTGATTGGGAATGAAGCACGAGGCGTGTCTGATTCTGTGCTTTCCCAAGCAGACGAGCTGATTCACATTCCAATCTATGGACGTACAGAATCGTTAAATGCCGCTGTTGCCACCGGTGTAATGTTATATGAGGCGGTACGTCAGCGCAAAGCAGATTGTGGTTGCGACTAA
- a CDS encoding DedA family protein has translation MSVDVLLHFIEQYGYLAIFFLLWLGIVGLPVPDELVVATGGLVAALGYLNPYYAFFAGYLGVVSGLSIGFFLGRWVGPPILTRLAKKKKFGPYIDRSTALIQKYGTFSLFISYLLPVVRHLVPYVVAVGGMTFRKYALYSYSTGLIWALAFYFLGYFFGNHVDHIIAVSRHYGFITLWVILALIIGLILYRFCCFKKRSNKTPEGDQK, from the coding sequence ATGAGTGTGGATGTGTTACTTCATTTTATTGAACAATATGGATATCTGGCCATCTTTTTCCTCCTGTGGCTGGGCATTGTGGGTTTGCCTGTTCCTGATGAACTGGTAGTAGCAACAGGTGGACTAGTGGCTGCTCTGGGTTACTTGAATCCGTACTATGCCTTTTTTGCTGGCTATTTGGGAGTGGTTTCGGGTCTGTCTATCGGCTTTTTTTTAGGACGTTGGGTAGGTCCACCTATACTTACTCGGTTAGCTAAGAAAAAGAAATTTGGACCTTATATAGATCGATCGACCGCACTCATTCAAAAATATGGTACGTTTTCACTGTTTATCAGCTATTTGCTGCCAGTTGTACGTCATTTAGTGCCATATGTTGTTGCAGTCGGAGGTATGACTTTTCGTAAATATGCGCTATATTCCTACTCCACTGGTCTGATTTGGGCGTTGGCGTTCTATTTTTTAGGTTATTTTTTTGGTAACCATGTCGATCATATTATCGCTGTGAGCCGTCATTATGGGTTTATCACATTGTGGGTGATACTAGCCCTAATTATAGGCTTGATTCTTTATCGCTTTTGCTGCTTTAAAAAACGTTCGAATAAAACACCAGAGGGGGATCAAAAGTGA